Below is a genomic region from Spartinivicinus poritis.
AATAAAAAGATTATTGTGTACTGTAATGGACATACTTGCGCTAAAAGCTACAAAGCCACCAAAAAACTAATGGATTCAAATATAGATAACTGTTATGCATTTGATGCTGGGATATTTGACTGGGTCAACAAATATCCTGAAAACTCATCATTACTTGGTGAGTCTCCTGCAGACTTAAGTAAAATTATAAGCAAAGATGAATTTAAACAACATACACTAGAAAGTGATAATTTTGAAAACAAACTTAACTCCACTAAAAATTCTATTATTATTGATATAAGAGAGTCTGTACAACGTAGTTTTTCTCCTAATTATAACAATATTAGAAACATCCCCTTTGATAGGTTCACCAAAGCACTGAAAAATAACAAATACAAAGATAAAACCTTGTTTATTTTTGATGCTGTTGGAAAACAAGTAAAATGGCTACAGTATCACTTAAAAAACTACAACTATAAAAACTATTACTTTCTAAAAGGGGGAGTTAAAACATTACAGAGTTAATCGCAATCATATTAAAGCACTCTCTAGATCAAAGCCTATGTATACCCATCATGAATCATTTTTAGGTTTGAAAATAAAGTGGTATATACTCACAGTGAAGGATTATTTAGGCGAGGCCACCGAGCGATGAAACCCCAGGATTTTAGATAAACTAAATGACTGGGGTGAAAAGTGATGGTAACAAAGTCTAAAAATCATTCGCGACGGGTATAACAGCAGGAAGATAGGTGTATTGGACACACTATTACTTAAAAATGGAAGATGTTCAAAAAGGCTATTTTTAAAAAGTAACTTTAACAAAGGCATTATATCTAGTTTAGATATTTGGTATATACTTTATTAACAACTCCCTCAGTCGACCACTACTTTCCAACTTATCAAGCCCTTTATTGATTATATTCAACAATTTCTTTCCCTGAGGATGTTTTTTAGAAATTAAAAA
It encodes:
- a CDS encoding rhodanese-like domain-containing protein, with amino-acid sequence MNPIIFKQNYTVVILVIISLIAINISSASDFPLREKYKNIPIIELNTLGEELSDTIVIDVRSKAEYNVIHIANAHNIPLSNMGFTSKVQNLRKENPNKKIIVYCNGHTCAKSYKATKKLMDSNIDNCYAFDAGIFDWVNKYPENSSLLGESPADLSKIISKDEFKQHTLESDNFENKLNSTKNSIIIDIRESVQRSFSPNYNNIRNIPFDRFTKALKNNKYKDKTLFIFDAVGKQVKWLQYHLKNYNYKNYYFLKGGVKTLQS